Proteins encoded together in one Fibrobacter sp. UWP2 window:
- a CDS encoding YchJ family protein: MSKDLCPCGSGKEYGECCEPIIKGTALASSPEALMRSRYTAYAKHEIKWLKDSLEATQRDDFDEPSVDAWSRESEWLGIEIKQTKTEEEKNIGWVEFIARFKQGNITRNHHELGEFHKVGGAWFFYDGRAVKQETVRHEGPVVGRNDPCPCGSGKKYKKCCGAGK, translated from the coding sequence ATGTCTAAAGATTTATGCCCCTGCGGAAGCGGAAAAGAATACGGCGAATGCTGCGAACCCATCATCAAAGGCACTGCTCTTGCTTCGTCCCCCGAAGCCCTGATGCGCTCCCGCTACACCGCCTACGCCAAGCACGAAATCAAGTGGCTCAAGGACTCCCTCGAAGCCACCCAGCGTGACGACTTTGACGAACCGAGCGTGGACGCCTGGAGCCGCGAATCCGAATGGCTCGGCATCGAAATCAAGCAGACCAAGACTGAAGAAGAAAAGAATATCGGCTGGGTCGAGTTCATTGCCCGTTTCAAGCAGGGCAACATCACCCGCAACCACCACGAGCTGGGCGAGTTCCACAAGGTGGGCGGCGCTTGGTTCTTCTACGACGGTCGTGCCGTGAAGCAGGAAACCGTTCGTCACGAAGGTCCGGTGGTCGGTCGTAACGACCCGTGCCCGTGCGGATCTGGCAAGAAGTACAAGAAGTGCTGCGGCGCTGGCAAGTAA
- a CDS encoding methyltransferase — protein sequence MLTQNLPEFWDNLYADGKDYWNFKKATPALLEFFKHPSCPATGTVLIPGAGFGYDAEAWALRGHDVLAVDFAPTAVDELDHLSRKHKNLRSLDLDLFTLSPKDTKRGGQQFDIVYDYGTFSAIHPGRRDEFFEVCYKMLKDEGLFICLMYPLMNGKSLQGPPHCTSEGELMARLDGVFDIVERIPVKESFPGREGKEEFWLMKKVV from the coding sequence ATGTTAACGCAAAACCTCCCGGAATTCTGGGACAACCTCTATGCCGACGGCAAGGATTACTGGAATTTCAAGAAGGCGACACCGGCCCTGCTTGAATTTTTCAAGCATCCCTCCTGCCCCGCTACCGGCACAGTGCTGATACCGGGCGCCGGGTTTGGCTACGATGCCGAAGCATGGGCTTTGCGCGGCCACGACGTGCTCGCCGTGGACTTCGCCCCCACCGCCGTTGACGAACTGGACCACCTGAGCCGCAAGCACAAGAACCTGCGCTCCCTCGACCTGGACTTGTTCACGCTCTCCCCCAAGGACACAAAGCGCGGCGGTCAGCAATTTGACATTGTTTACGACTACGGCACGTTCTCGGCAATCCACCCAGGGCGTCGCGACGAATTCTTTGAAGTTTGCTACAAGATGCTCAAGGACGAAGGACTTTTCATTTGCCTCATGTACCCGCTGATGAACGGGAAGTCCCTGCAGGGGCCTCCGCACTGCACCAGCGAAGGCGAGCTCATGGCCCGTCTCGACGGCGTCTTTGACATTGTCGAGCGCATCCCCGTGAAAGAGAGCTTCCCCGGTCGCGAAGGCAAGGAAGAGTTCTGGCTCATGAAGAAAGTCGTGTAA
- the argC gene encoding N-acetyl-gamma-glutamyl-phosphate reductase has product MFKVFVDGEAGTTGLQIYERLAKRTDIEVLRISPELRKDTAERKRLINESDVTFLCLPDAAAVESAALCENPNTRVIDASTAHRVNPAWTYGMPELSPAQREAIAKAKRIANPGCHASGFILGVHPLVAAGILPKSANLAAYSITGYSGGGKKLIAEYEEAAALSHAAGESKAIMAPAPYALALAHKHLPEMKKYCELDNTPFFNPVLGPYYKGMAVTVAIFANELTKKVGPEGLTEILAKHYEGSRFVKVMPYEAAPVLFNGRLDATVCNDTNNARIQVFGNENVMQVTTIIDNLGKGASGAAIQNMNIALGLDEGISL; this is encoded by the coding sequence ATGTTCAAAGTTTTCGTAGATGGTGAAGCAGGGACTACAGGCCTGCAGATTTATGAGAGACTCGCAAAGCGCACCGACATCGAAGTGTTGCGTATTTCTCCCGAACTCCGCAAGGATACCGCCGAACGCAAGCGACTCATCAACGAGTCCGACGTGACGTTCCTTTGCCTGCCCGACGCTGCGGCGGTTGAAAGTGCAGCCCTCTGCGAAAACCCGAACACCCGCGTGATTGATGCCTCCACGGCGCACCGCGTGAACCCGGCCTGGACCTACGGCATGCCGGAACTCAGCCCCGCACAGCGCGAAGCCATCGCGAAAGCCAAGCGCATCGCGAACCCCGGCTGTCATGCCTCGGGCTTTATCCTGGGCGTTCACCCGCTGGTTGCCGCCGGCATTTTGCCGAAGAGCGCAAACCTCGCCGCCTACAGCATCACCGGTTACTCTGGCGGCGGCAAGAAACTGATTGCCGAATACGAAGAAGCCGCAGCCCTTTCGCATGCCGCCGGCGAATCGAAGGCCATCATGGCGCCCGCCCCGTACGCGCTTGCGCTTGCCCACAAGCATCTCCCCGAAATGAAGAAGTACTGCGAACTCGATAACACGCCGTTCTTCAACCCGGTGCTCGGCCCCTACTACAAGGGCATGGCGGTGACCGTCGCTATCTTCGCGAATGAACTCACCAAGAAGGTCGGCCCCGAAGGCCTCACCGAAATCCTCGCCAAGCATTACGAAGGTTCCCGCTTTGTGAAGGTGATGCCCTATGAAGCAGCCCCCGTGCTGTTCAACGGCCGCCTTGACGCCACCGTCTGTAACGATACGAACAACGCCCGCATCCAGGTGTTCGGCAACGAGAACGTAATGCAGGTGACGACGATTATCGACAACCTGGGCAAGGGCGCCAGCGGCGCCGCCATCCAGAACATGAATATCGCCCTCGGGCTAGACGAAGGAATCAGCCTTTAA
- the obgE gene encoding GTPase ObgE gives MFLDEKSIEVRSGKGGDGICSFHREKFVPLGGPDGGDGGRGGHVILQVNEQYSTLLDMGNARLYKAGNGQPGGAKRCTGRSAEDLVVDVPRGTIVKDSDGRILADLTQPGQKWIAARGGKGGMGNQHFATPKIQAPRKCTPGEKGEKRELFLELKLMADVGLVGFPNAGKSSLVHKISSGRPKVGDYPFTTLEPVLGIVQVNGHSFVVADIPGLLEGASEGKGLGHQFLKHIERTHTLLFVIDGFAENAYEQFKVLKDELKAFHPKLAEKPFVVALNKDDLGIEAAIKEFKKHRQKVVVTSALTGEGCVELQQILDEMVPHKQKKTVGWAKKG, from the coding sequence ATGTTTTTAGACGAAAAATCAATCGAAGTGCGTTCCGGCAAGGGCGGAGACGGCATCTGCAGTTTCCACCGCGAAAAGTTCGTACCCCTGGGAGGCCCGGACGGCGGTGACGGCGGGCGCGGCGGCCACGTGATTCTCCAGGTGAACGAGCAGTACTCCACGCTCCTCGACATGGGCAACGCACGCCTGTACAAAGCCGGCAACGGCCAGCCGGGTGGAGCGAAGCGCTGCACCGGGCGTAGCGCCGAAGACCTCGTCGTCGATGTCCCGCGCGGCACAATCGTCAAGGATTCCGACGGGCGCATTCTCGCCGACCTCACGCAGCCGGGCCAGAAGTGGATTGCGGCGCGCGGCGGCAAGGGCGGCATGGGAAACCAGCATTTCGCCACCCCCAAGATTCAGGCTCCGCGCAAGTGCACGCCCGGCGAAAAGGGCGAAAAGCGCGAACTCTTTTTGGAACTCAAGCTCATGGCAGACGTCGGCCTCGTCGGGTTCCCGAACGCAGGCAAGTCGAGCCTAGTCCACAAGATTTCGAGCGGACGCCCCAAGGTGGGCGACTACCCCTTCACAACGCTCGAGCCGGTGCTCGGTATCGTACAAGTGAACGGACATAGCTTCGTGGTCGCCGATATTCCGGGACTCCTGGAAGGGGCAAGCGAAGGCAAGGGCCTGGGCCACCAGTTCCTCAAGCACATCGAGCGCACGCACACTCTTTTGTTTGTCATCGACGGCTTTGCCGAAAACGCCTACGAGCAGTTCAAGGTCCTGAAGGACGAACTCAAGGCATTCCACCCCAAACTCGCCGAGAAACCCTTTGTGGTAGCCCTCAACAAGGACGATCTCGGGATAGAGGCCGCCATCAAAGAATTCAAGAAGCACAGACAAAAAGTGGTGGTCACTTCGG